A single region of the archaeon BMS3Bbin15 genome encodes:
- the dapH gene encoding 2,3,4,5-tetrahydropyridine-2,6-dicarboxylate N-acetyltransferase: protein MKFRDFEPEISYSAFIARGARIIGKVKIEDNSSLWFNIVIRGDKDEIIIGKYSNIQDNSTLHTSPSHPVIIGNYVTIGHNCVIHGAEIKNNVLIGMGAIIMNGSRIGENSIVGAGALVTENKKFPPNSLILGFPAKIKRTITQEEIESIKNNALNYVRLAEEYR, encoded by the coding sequence ATGAAGTTCAGAGATTTCGAGCCTGAAATATCCTATTCTGCATTCATAGCAAGAGGAGCAAGAATAATTGGAAAGGTAAAAATTGAAGATAATTCAAGCCTGTGGTTCAATATAGTTATCAGGGGCGATAAAGATGAGATTATTATTGGAAAGTACTCGAATATCCAGGATAATTCCACTCTACATACTTCCCCCTCCCACCCGGTTATAATTGGGAATTATGTAACCATAGGACACAACTGTGTTATACACGGAGCCGAGATAAAAAATAATGTTCTGATTGGTATGGGTGCAATCATAATGAATGGTTCAAGGATAGGCGAGAATTCTATTGTCGGTGCAGGTGCCCTTGTAACAGAAAATAAAAAGTTTCCTCCAAACTCACTTATTCTTGGTTTTCCAGCAAAGATTAAAAGAACAATAACTCAGGAGGAAATCGAATCAATAAAAAATAATGCCCTCAATTATGTAAGATTAGCCGAGGAATATAGATGA
- a CDS encoding putative peptidase — translation MMKRLEKIIEELKRRSIGVAVILKPENIYYLTGFFPSSFAALIIQREAELIISPMDSTRKEEIRINHKIVDNFSKIFKGIKPKRVGIEKDYIKYSFFEKYLKKKAVVGLEFLEDMRTVKDKREIEFIKDGCIITEKIINEIAENLVSKTEKEVAAEIDYRLNKEAGVAFPTILASGKNSAQPHHIPEKAKIDTDALIIDAGAKVEHYCSDITRSFSLSDNKRYIEWREIVEEAQKAGIKECYPGNKASNVDRAVIEIFKEYNVEKYFLHSTGHGLGLEVHEAPGLSKTSKEVLKEGMVVTVEPGLYGDFGIRIEDDVVVKKNPDIISGGLL, via the coding sequence ATGATGAAAAGGCTTGAGAAGATAATAGAAGAACTGAAAAGAAGAAGTATAGGCGTAGCAGTTATTCTTAAACCTGAAAATATCTACTACCTCACTGGTTTTTTTCCTTCAAGTTTCGCTGCACTGATAATTCAGAGAGAGGCTGAGCTGATTATATCTCCTATGGATTCTACCAGAAAAGAAGAAATAAGAATAAACCATAAAATCGTAGATAATTTTTCAAAAATATTTAAAGGAATAAAACCAAAAAGAGTAGGAATTGAAAAGGATTATATAAAATATAGTTTTTTTGAGAAGTATCTCAAGAAAAAAGCTGTTGTGGGTCTTGAGTTTCTGGAAGATATGAGGACAGTTAAAGATAAAAGAGAGATTGAATTTATAAAAGATGGTTGTATAATTACTGAAAAAATAATCAATGAAATCGCTGAAAACCTGGTTTCTAAAACTGAAAAAGAAGTAGCTGCTGAAATAGACTATAGATTAAATAAAGAAGCTGGAGTTGCCTTCCCAACCATATTAGCTTCTGGCAAGAATTCTGCCCAGCCCCACCACATACCTGAAAAGGCCAAAATTGATACAGATGCCTTAATAATTGATGCCGGAGCAAAGGTTGAGCATTATTGCAGTGACATCACAAGAAGCTTTTCTCTTTCAGATAATAAAAGATACATAGAGTGGAGAGAGATAGTTGAAGAGGCACAGAAAGCTGGAATAAAAGAATGCTATCCTGGAAATAAAGCCAGTAATGTCGATAGAGCTGTTATAGAGATTTTTAAAGAGTACAATGTAGAAAAATATTTTCTTCACAGTACAGGACATGGTCTGGGCCTGGAGGTGCATGAGGCACCGGGATTAAGCAAAACCTCAAAAGAAGTACTGAAGGAAGGTATGGTTGTGACTGTTGAGCCCGGACTGTATGGTGATTTTGGAATAAGAATTGAGGATGATGTTGTTGTGAAAAAAAACCCTGATATTATCTCAGGAGGTTTACTATGA
- a CDS encoding non-canonical purine NTP phosphatase, translated as MKIAVGSKNPVKIEAIRRAFSRFFKVNVTGTKVDSGVSSQPIGFEETMKGAENRARKAKSQGDLGVGIEAGLIRIEGSKRLYFDIQITAIYDGNFMTYGLGPGFVHPPSVVKAVQEGRDVGELMEELSGVESIGKKLGAIGFLTDGKVTRIEISEMSVLMALVPRIKSNLYSSE; from the coding sequence ATGAAAATAGCTGTGGGTTCTAAAAATCCTGTGAAGATTGAAGCTATCAGGAGAGCTTTTTCCCGTTTTTTTAAAGTAAATGTAACAGGAACAAAAGTTGATTCGGGAGTATCTTCACAGCCTATTGGATTTGAAGAGACAATGAAGGGAGCGGAAAACAGAGCCAGAAAAGCAAAAAGCCAGGGTGATTTGGGCGTGGGCATAGAAGCAGGATTGATACGTATTGAAGGTTCAAAGAGATTATACTTTGACATTCAGATAACTGCCATCTATGATGGAAATTTCATGACTTATGGCCTGGGGCCAGGTTTTGTTCACCCTCCTTCTGTTGTGAAGGCAGTTCAGGAAGGCAGGGATGTTGGAGAACTAATGGAGGAGCTCTCTGGAGTTGAGTCCATTGGGAAAAAACTCGGCGCTATAGGGTTCTTAACAGATGGAAAGGTTACACGGATTGAAATTTCAGAGATGAGTGTGCTTATGGCTCTTGTTCCAAGGATAAAATCTAACCTCTACTCCTCTGAATAA